The Vagococcus penaei genome includes the window GATACAACGTCATTCCACCATCAACAAACAACGTAATACCAGTCACGTAACTAGCTTCATCTGATGCTAACCATGCAGCAGCAGCAGCGACTTCTTCTGGATTTCCAATTCGTTGCATTGGAATAGTTTCTTTAGTTGTTTGTAATTGTTCTGGATCAGCAAATTTTTCAGCATTGATTGGTGTTTTAATTGCCCCAGGTCCAATATTATTCACACGAATATTGCGATTAGCATATTCCATTGCGACTGTTTCAGTTAATAACTTAACCCCACCTTTTGAAGCAGAATAGTGTGCAAAAGTTGGCCAAGGAATTTGTTCATGCACTGATGAAATATTGATAATATTACCTTTTTTATTGTTTTCAACAAAGTAACTTAGCGCGGCTTTAGTCCCTAAAAAGACACCAGTTAAGTTAACGTTAATCACACGTTCCCAATCTTCTAATGGTAATTTGTGTGTTTCACATTGATTTTCCATACCAGCATTATTAATCCAAAGATCTAATGTACCATATTCAGATAAGGCAACATCAACAAGCTTTTGAACGCCTTCTTCACTACCGACATTTGCTTGAACAGCAATTCCATCACCACCAGCAGCTTTAACAGCTTCGACAGCTTGATTGGCTCCAGCTTCATCTGAATGGTAATTCACGACAACCTTCATTTTTTCTTTACCTAAACGTTCTGAAATTGCTGTCCCAATACCCTTTGATCCACCAGTAATTACAGCAACTTTGCCATTTAAATCTTGATACATAAACGCATCACTCCTTAGTTTATTTAGGTGGTTTTAGCTAACTCTGTGTATTATTAAGTTTCATCGACTAATAATACAATTATTATTAACTACCTCCTTTTTATTCTTATAGTCATTATAAACCTAAATACCCCGTTTAAATCAAGCAAAAGGGTATAAATTAACTATTTTTTCACATTTGTTCATGAAAAAGGCGTAATTACGATTAAAAAAAGACATTAGATCGTATAAAACAATCTAATGTCCATCAACCTATTTAATTAAAATATGTGCGAGTATGCTCTTCATCCATCTGCAATTGCTTGATTAAACCGTCCATACCTGAAAACTTCATTTCTGGACGTAAAAAATGGTTCCATTGGACAGCAACGTGTTCACCGTAGATATCTTGATTAAAATCAAGGATGTTCACTTCAATAGTCATTGGTCGATCTTTTTCGAATGTAATATTGTGACCAATTTGCGCCATGCCATTGTACCATTGATTAGCAACTTTAATTTTAACCGCATAGACACCAACTTTTGGAATCAAAGACTGAAATGTCGGTTTAATATTAGCAGTAGGATAGCCTAATAAACGCCCTCGCTTATCTCCATGAACGACGATACCATCAATTTCATAAGGATAGCCTAAAAAATGATTCACGTCTTCCATTTGACCATCAGCCATCATTTGCCGTACATTGGTTGAACTAATTTTTAAATCAGCTTCTTTCTTTTCCGAGACAGTCACGACTTCAAATCGACCTTTCGCATAATTTGGCAATGTCTGCATATTGGCTACGTCTGCTTTTCCATAAGTATAATCAAAACCTGCCACTGCAATTTTAGCATTTAAGCCCACAATATATTGATCCACAAAATCTTGCGGTGACAAACTAGCAAATGACGAGGTAAACTCAACAACATATAAATAATCAACGCCCAATTTAGCCATTAATTTAGCCTTCTGCTCAACTGTTGTTAAATATTTTATTTGTGAGACGTCAACTTTTTGAAAGACAACTGACGGATGATGATTGAATGTCATCAATGCCAATTTTAATCCTTTTTTATTTGCTTCTTCACGAGCTATTCGAATCACTTCTTGATGACCTCGATGGACACCATCAAAAAAACCTAAAGCTAACACAACATCATCTGACGGAATTTGATTCTTCCGATACGGATGATGAATATCAATCACTTTCATTATTCACTACTCCTTTAATCATTTCGAAATACTTTTATTGGTTTAATTAATCCAGTTTTAGTTGGATGACTAGCATATATACAACGCGCAGACTCTTGATAGAAAATAGCAACCGGTTCATCAGAAACGACCGTGCCAAAATAATCATTTGGTAAAATAGCGCCATTTTTAACTTTAGCATATTGAGCTTCAGTTATATCGAGTCGTTTAAATTCACTTAGTGCGGTTTCAAGAGCAAAGAACGTTTCTTCAATCTTACCATTACTTACAATTTCTTGAACTTCTTCAAGTGTCAAACTATCAACAGCTGTATAGCCCCCACTACTTAAACGGGTTAAATCCGACATATGCGCAGCAACACCCAATTTTTTCCCAGTATCTACTGCTAATGTCCGGACATATGTTCCTTTGCCACATTCGACTTCAAACGACCATTTTTGCGTTTGAGTATGCGCATCATAAATTATATCACTCGTTCTTTGATAACGATAAATTTGAGCTTGTCGGATTGGTCGCTCCACAGTTTCACCCGCACGAGCATATTCGTATAAGCGTTTACCATTAACTTTAACAGCCGAATACATCGGAGGTTGTTGATTAATTGTCCCCACAAAGCTTGCGATGGCCTCATCTATCACTTTTTCTGCGAAAGGGGTAGTGATTGGCGTTTCCTCAATGACTGCACCACTCTTATCTTCTGTCTCAGTAGAAAAGCCTAATGTAACCTCCCCTTGATAGACCTTACGTGAATCTTGCAAATATTCAACAACTTTTGTTGCGCGTCCGACACAAATTGGTAATACGCCATCGACATCAGGATCAAGCGTGCCACTATGTCCAACTTTTTTAGTTTTTAATATTTTTCGTAGTTTAAACACGCAATCATGACTTGTCATGCCACGTGGTTTCCATAATGGTATAATTCCGTTCATTTAAACGCTCCCTTATAAAAAATTCTCTATCATTATAACACAGTTCAGTCACTAGGTAATGATATAAGCGCTTGCACGTTATTATACAATATTGTTTTTATTTTTAGTTAAAAACCTTTTAATCACACACTTTTAAAACCGTCAATCCATAATTCCTCTAGTAATCACACAAAAAAACTAGTCAATTGACTTTTCTTCGTTATAATCAAAAGCGTATTAATTAAAGAAAGAGGTTTTTCATTGTGAAAAAAAATTAATTGCATTATTATCTATTGTAACACTAACAACTCTAGCTGCGTGTGGTAAACAAACATCTGATACCACCCAATCTAAGAAAGAGTCTGAAAATACGGATAAAAAAGAGTGGGTTGTTGCAACCTCAGGAACACTTTTCCCATCATCTTACTACAATGATGACAATAAATTAACCGGCTACGATGTTGAAATCGTTAATGAGTTGGCAAAACGGTTGGACAAAAAAGTAACCTATAAAGAATATAATGTTGACGGTATGTTAACATCTGTCCAAAAAGGCTCGGCCGACTTTGCAGCTAATGATTTTTCTTTATCTGGTAAACGTAAAGACAAATTTGCTTTGTCAATTCCCATTAAATACTCATTTGGTAGTATGATTGTCCGTGAATCAGATGATTCTGGCATTAAGTCCCTAAATGATTTAAAAGGTAAAAAATCGGCTGGTGAAGCTACGACATCTTATATGAAAATCGCAGAAAAAAAAGGTGCTGAGCTTGTCAGCTACGACAATGCAACAAATGATCAGTATCTAACTGATGTTGCAAATGGACGGACAGATGTTATCTTGAATGATTACTACAAACAAAAAATGGCTATTCAAGCCATGCCTGAGATTCCAGTTAAAATTTTAGAAGACGTTTATTTTAACGAAGAACAAAGCGGATTGCTCTTTAAAAAAGAGAATGTTGCCTTACGTGAAGAAATCGACCGCCAATTGGAAGCCATGAAGAAAGACGGTACATTGAAAAAACTTTCTGAACAGTTTTTCCAAGCCGATGTCCTTGAAAAACCAGACGTAACGATTACAGAAACCATTGCAGTTGACTAACGATGCTTATGACGTACATACCTACACTTGATATGACACTATTTTTCGAATCAATCCCTTTTGTTTTACAAGGGCTTCCTTATACGATACTCATTAGTTTATTATCGTTTCTTTTTGGAAATATAATCGGCCTAATATTAACAACATTATCCATGGTTAAAATAAAACCTTTGACGTTATTAATCCGTTTTTACATCTCCTTTTTACGTGGGACACCTGGAATTGTCTTACTATTTATTTTATACTTTGGCTTACCTATTCAATTACACCCAGTTGTCGCTGCGATTATTTGTTTCAGTTTAAGTAGTAGTGCTTTCTTAGTTGAAATTTACCGTGGTGCCATCTACGGTGTCGATAAAGGACAATGGGAAGCAGCAACGGCACTTGGTTTACCTTTTTTAAAAATTATGCAAAAAATTATTTTGCCGCAAGCCATGCGACTGGCTATTCCATCACTAGGAAATGTTGCTGTCGATATATTAAAAGGCTCATCACTAGCCGCAATGATTACCGTTCCAGATATTTTTCAAAAAGCCAAAATTGTTGGTGGTCGTGAATTTGATTTTCTAACTATGTATCTACTGGTAGCATGTATTTACTGGATACTATGTTTGCTAATCAACTTTATTCAACAGCGTCTCGAAAAGCGCTTCAATCAATTCTATCAACAAGCTTAAAAAAATAGTTGCCCCTAACCTTTAGCAGTGGGGCAACTATTTTTTATTAATCAAGTGGATGTAACAGATGGTTTAGTCGTGATTCAGTTAGTGAACGCAATAGAGCTAGTACTAATTCTTTAGCGGCAAGATAATCGTCTAGCGATACATAACAATGATGTGTATGGGCATAACGTACAGGAATACCCACAACAATAGCTGGCGCCCCATTATACCGCGTAATTGCTGCACCGTTTGTTCCACCACCACTACGCACCGATACTTGGACTGGAATTTGATGTTCTTTTGCAATATCTAATGCGTACTGTTGCCATTCTGGATTGGTAATCATCGAGACATCAAAATAACGTAACATAGGACCTTGATTAAGGGCCGATTGAACCAAGAACTCATCAACTGATGTATCGTCGGCTGGACAACCTTCAAACACAATCGCTAAATCAGGTTTTACCCGCTTTGCCGCTACTTCAGCTCCGCGCAAACCAACTTCTTCCTGTGAAGTTAACGTACCAACAACATCATAAGCAGCATCCCTTAATTCATCAGATGCTAACTCAGCCAATACTTCCATCAAACAAGCAACACCTATCCGACAATCGAAAGCTTTACCAGTAAAAAGTCCATTGCGTTCATTAAATGAACACTCAACATCAGGAACTATCGGTGAACCAATTGTCACACCATAATCAGTTAGTACTTCTTCTTTCGAGGAAGCACCGACATCAATTGCTAGAGATTGCATCGAAACGCCCTGCGCTCTTTCCGTCTCTGTCATAAAATGTGGTGGTTTACTGGTAATAATACCCGAGATGTATTCTCCACTACTATTACGAATTTTAACTTTTTGAGCAGCTAAATTGCTAGGAATCCAACCACCAACTGGTAAAAATTGAATTAATCCATTTGGCTTAATCGCTTGAACAATTAACCCCACTTCATCGCTGTGCGCATCTAATTGAATCAGCGGCCGATTCCAACTATTTTTAGGTAATTCAACATATAAATTTTTCAAACTATCGGTATGTGTATCACCAATTTTCTGCCAATCTTCTCGCACAAAACGGACAACGTCATCTTCAAAACCTGACACACCAGGTAAATCAGATAACTGCTTAATTCGCTCAATTTGCTTTTTCATCAAACAACCTCCTACGTTTAATCAATTATAATGTCCAGCCCCACTCTTGACGCATTTCATCCATCAAATGAATCACCCGATTGGTCACTTGCCGATGATCGACAATCAATGAGTCACCTTGATAAAGAGTATTCATATGATCCATTTCATAAGTAAAAACATCTTGCGCATTTCCTTCTGATATTTCAATTATTTGACCATCATTTAAATAAATCACACCATTAGTTGCTCTTGGAAAATCATCAATTACTAGATACCCTAAATCTCCTGAGAGAATAATTTGTTTTGGCATTTTACCTCTAAACGACAACATCACACTTGCTAACTCACCCGTTGATGTTTTCAAAATGGTACTTGATTTTTCATCAACACCACTCTCAGCCATAACAACATCGCTTGCTACTAACTTAATATCCGTCCCTAATAAATAAACCGCTGCTGATAAACCATATGGCCCAATATCAAATAAAGCTCCACCACCTTTATCTTTAGAGAAAAAACGATTTTCTGGATCATATTCTTTACAACTACCAAATGACACGTTGACACCACTTAGCTTACCTAACACACCATCGGCTAATAATTCTTGAACTTTAGTATAAAGTGGCATATAAAATAAGCTAACAGCTTCCAAAAGAATCAATTGTTTTTCTTCTGCTAAATTGAAAAGCTCATGTGCTTCAGCACCAGTTAAGACCATTACTTT containing:
- a CDS encoding transporter substrate-binding domain-containing protein; this encodes MALLSIVTLTTLAACGKQTSDTTQSKKESENTDKKEWVVATSGTLFPSSYYNDDNKLTGYDVEIVNELAKRLDKKVTYKEYNVDGMLTSVQKGSADFAANDFSLSGKRKDKFALSIPIKYSFGSMIVRESDDSGIKSLNDLKGKKSAGEATTSYMKIAEKKGAELVSYDNATNDQYLTDVANGRTDVILNDYYKQKMAIQAMPEIPVKILEDVYFNEEQSGLLFKKENVALREEIDRQLEAMKKDGTLKKLSEQFFQADVLEKPDVTITETIAVD
- the ribF gene encoding riboflavin biosynthesis protein RibF; this encodes MKVIDIHHPYRKNQIPSDDVVLALGFFDGVHRGHQEVIRIAREEANKKGLKLALMTFNHHPSVVFQKVDVSQIKYLTTVEQKAKLMAKLGVDYLYVVEFTSSFASLSPQDFVDQYIVGLNAKIAVAGFDYTYGKADVANMQTLPNYAKGRFEVVTVSEKKEADLKISSTNVRQMMADGQMEDVNHFLGYPYEIDGIVVHGDKRGRLLGYPTANIKPTFQSLIPKVGVYAVKIKVANQWYNGMAQIGHNITFEKDRPMTIEVNILDFNQDIYGEHVAVQWNHFLRPEMKFSGMDGLIKQLQMDEEHTRTYFN
- a CDS encoding M42 family metallopeptidase is translated as MKKQIERIKQLSDLPGVSGFEDDVVRFVREDWQKIGDTHTDSLKNLYVELPKNSWNRPLIQLDAHSDEVGLIVQAIKPNGLIQFLPVGGWIPSNLAAQKVKIRNSSGEYISGIITSKPPHFMTETERAQGVSMQSLAIDVGASSKEEVLTDYGVTIGSPIVPDVECSFNERNGLFTGKAFDCRIGVACLMEVLAELASDELRDAAYDVVGTLTSQEEVGLRGAEVAAKRVKPDLAIVFEGCPADDTSVDEFLVQSALNQGPMLRYFDVSMITNPEWQQYALDIAKEHQIPVQVSVRSGGGTNGAAITRYNGAPAIVVGIPVRYAHTHHCYVSLDDYLAAKELVLALLRSLTESRLNHLLHPLD
- a CDS encoding glucose-1-dehydrogenase, yielding MYQDLNGKVAVITGGSKGIGTAISERLGKEKMKVVVNYHSDEAGANQAVEAVKAAGGDGIAVQANVGSEEGVQKLVDVALSEYGTLDLWINNAGMENQCETHKLPLEDWERVINVNLTGVFLGTKAALSYFVENNKKGNIINISSVHEQIPWPTFAHYSASKGGVKLLTETVAMEYANRNIRVNNIGPGAIKTPINAEKFADPEQLQTTKETIPMQRIGNPEEVAAAAAWLASDEASYVTGITLFVDGGMTLYPAFQGGKG
- the truB gene encoding tRNA pseudouridine(55) synthase TruB; translated protein: MNGIIPLWKPRGMTSHDCVFKLRKILKTKKVGHSGTLDPDVDGVLPICVGRATKVVEYLQDSRKVYQGEVTLGFSTETEDKSGAVIEETPITTPFAEKVIDEAIASFVGTINQQPPMYSAVKVNGKRLYEYARAGETVERPIRQAQIYRYQRTSDIIYDAHTQTQKWSFEVECGKGTYVRTLAVDTGKKLGVAAHMSDLTRLSSGGYTAVDSLTLEEVQEIVSNGKIEETFFALETALSEFKRLDITEAQYAKVKNGAILPNDYFGTVVSDEPVAIFYQESARCIYASHPTKTGLIKPIKVFRND
- a CDS encoding amino acid ABC transporter permease, producing MLMTYIPTLDMTLFFESIPFVLQGLPYTILISLLSFLFGNIIGLILTTLSMVKIKPLTLLIRFYISFLRGTPGIVLLFILYFGLPIQLHPVVAAIICFSLSSSAFLVEIYRGAIYGVDKGQWEAATALGLPFLKIMQKIILPQAMRLAIPSLGNVAVDILKGSSLAAMITVPDIFQKAKIVGGREFDFLTMYLLVACIYWILCLLINFIQQRLEKRFNQFYQQA
- a CDS encoding Gfo/Idh/MocA family protein — its product is MLKNIGVIGTGWISTEFVTQIDQNKYTIHSIYNRNPKSLERFLTEQQITNGFTDYDAFLAQPDLDVVYIGSPNQTHYEYALRALKAGKHVLCEKVMVLTGAEAHELFNLAEEKQLILLEAVSLFYMPLYTKVQELLADGVLGKLSGVNVSFGSCKEYDPENRFFSKDKGGGALFDIGPYGLSAAVYLLGTDIKLVASDVVMAESGVDEKSSTILKTSTGELASVMLSFRGKMPKQIILSGDLGYLVIDDFPRATNGVIYLNDGQIIEISEGNAQDVFTYEMDHMNTLYQGDSLIVDHRQVTNRVIHLMDEMRQEWGWTL